GCGGCCTACGAGCTGTATCTGAAGGGGCTGGGCTTGATCCAGCGTTATGACAAACCCGGCAACCTGGACCAGGCGATTTCCGCATTGAATGACGCCACCCGGACTGATCCCAAATTCGCGATTGCCTTTGCCGGCCTGGGCGAAGCTTACCTGTTGAAGTTCAAAACCAGCCAGGACCAGCACATGCTGGACGAGGCGTCCGCCAACTGCAACCGGGCGCTGCAGCTCAACGACCAGCTTGCCGCGGTGCACGTGACTATTGGAAGAATCAACGACGCCGGCGGCAAGCACGACGTGGCGCTGCAGGAATTCCAGCGCGCGCTGGCCCTGGAGCCGCACAACGCCGACGCCCTGATTGGTATTGCCCGGGTCTACGAAACCGAGGGCCGGGCCAAAGATGCGGAAGAGATGTTCCGCAAGGCCGCCGCTCTCCGGCCCGATTATTGGGACGGCTACAACACCCTGGGGCTGTTCTTCTATCGCCAGAAGCGCTACCCCGAGGCCATTGCACAGTTCCAGCATGTCAGCGAACTCACGCCGGACAACGTCGCCGGCTACCTGAATGCCGCCGCTGCGTTGATCGAGAGCAACCGCCTGCCTGAGGCTGCCGACGCTTTGGGCAAGGCCCTTAAGATTTCCCCTTCGTATGGGATTTATGCCAACCTCGGCCAAGTCTACTTCCGCCAGGGAAAATATGCGGAAGCCGCCCAGAACACCGAAGCGGCGCTGAAGTTGAACAATAAAGATTACCGGCTCTGGGTCAATCTGGCGGGCCAGTACCGCTGGTTGAATGACGATGCCAGGGCCGTGGAGGCCTACCGGCAGGCCTTGCAGATGGTGGAAGAAGTTGCCAAGCTCCGTCCCCAGGATGCCGGCGTGCAGGTCCAGCTGGGCCAGTTATACGCGTACCTACAGCAGAAGCAGAAAGCCGTCACGCGTGTGGAAACGGCGCTGGCCCTGGCTCCGGATGATCCTGATGTCCTGGAGAACGCAGCGGTCATCTACCAGGCGTTGGGTGACCATGCCCGGGGAATCCAATACGCGATCAAGGCGCTGGACAAGGGCTATGATCTGGAATTCATGAAGCAAGATCCCGAAGCCCGGGCGCTGCTAGCCGACCCGGAACTTCAGCGGGTAATCAGTAGAGGTCCACACCAACAACCATAGTAATTCGAAAGGAGATGCAATGGCAGATATCAATATAACCGGCAGTGGCAGCAACCCAGTTGCGAATAACTACACTGTGGGGGAGAACCAAACGGCGGTTTCATTCCATTCCGCGAATGCCGCGGTTCAGGTTTGCTTTTCCAACAACACTACCTTCGGAGTCTGGGGCGTCGCGATTCCACAGGGCGGCAATAAAACAGACGTGACCATCGCAAGCCGCGCGAGCGTGAACTACGAGGTACACCCCTCGGGTTACGCTTGCCCGACGGGGGCCAAGCCCACAGACGCCACGCAGTACACCATCACCATCGGATCCACGCCGGGCCCACACCCTCCGGGCCATGGTCAATACAAGAAGTAAGCCGCAGGACCCAAGAGTGAGCTGGCGTTCAATAGCAGTTTCAATAGTCCAAAATAAAAAGGCCGCACAGTCCGTGCGGCCTTTTCTTGCAGTCGAAAATTCTCTGCCCTTCTTGACGTGTACAACACGCGCCTCCTACAATGTTGGGCGGTTCTAAGCCTGTCAAAACCATCGCATCAAAGGTTCGATTGCTTCGGAGCTACTAGCTTGAAGAAAGGATATCAAATGCTAACACTTCTAGTGATAGTCATTGCTCTTGGGGGGCCTTACACGATAACTATTGGGGGAGGTTAACCCCCGAGCTTCCATCTTTCTTTCAGAAGAGGGCCACGTGGCCTTCTTCTTGTGTTTTAGGGCTAACCTCTAACTTCGACTATGGCCTTTTTGGCGTCGTTCTTCACCGAAGACCTTGCCGAAGTCCGTCCCCAGGAATGTCGGCGTTTCGGGTCAGGCCCCCACCGCCTGTTTCGCGTGGTTCTTGACCGGAACTTTGGTGAACCAGTTGTGGCGGTCAGCGGCCGTGCCGTTCACTATGCCGAAGAACTCGCGTTGCAGCGCCAGCGTGACCGGTCCGGTCTTGCCGTTGTTGACGTTGATCTTGTCAATGGACTTGATGGGCGTGATCTCTGACGCGGTGCCGCAGAAGAAGACTTCGTCGGCGATGTACAGCATTTCGCGGGGAACCATCTGCTCCACCACCGGCAGGCCGATATCTTCAGCCAGGGTGAGGATGGATTCGCGGGTGATGCCCGGCAGCACGGAGTTGCCCAGCGGCGGCGTGATCAGCTTGCCTTTGCGGACCATGAACAGGTTGGCGCCCGAGGCCTCGCTCACGTAGCCGTTCACGTCCAGAGCGATGCCCTCCACGTAGCCGTTCACAATGGCTTCCATCTTGATCAACTGGGAATTCATGTAATTGGCCCCGGCCTTGGCCATGGCAGGCATGGTGTTGGGCGCGATGCGCGACCAGGACGAGATGCAGGCCTCCACGCCTTCGGTGACATCGCCCTTGCCCAGGTATTTGCCCCACGGATAGTTGACCATGTAGGTCTCCGTAGGCGAATTGAAGGGGTTCACGCCGGCTTCTCCATAGCCGCGCATGACGATGGGCCGCAGATAGCACGGCCAGACGCCGTTGACGGCCACCAGTTCGCAGGCGGCGTCGCACAGCTGCTCCAGCGACTGGGGAAGCTCAATGCGGTAGATCTTGGCGGAGTCCAGCAGGCGCTGCATGTGGTCGCGCAGCCGGAAGATGGCAGGCTGGTTCTTGGGAGCGTAGCAACGGATGCCTTCGAATACGGAAGAACCGTAGTTAACGACGTGAGACATCACGTGGACCTGGGCGTCTTTCCAAAGGATGAATTTCCCGTTGTGCCAGATCTTTTCGGTCGCTTGAATCGCCATGCCAGGCTCCTTGTTTCCGTGGTGTGGTCCCGCTTGCCGCTTGTTTCAGACTTCCGCCCGGGCCGTGTGGCGGGCCAAAACGGTCTTCCAGTCTTTTAGATAAGATTCTGGGCGCGAACGCACCATTATATCTGACGGAATTTCCCCCGGCTAACTTTAGATCAGGTAGAAAAGCATTTGTTTCCAACATGACAAAAGTCAGCCGGGAGGGAGCCTTTTACGGGTGCTGGCCGCCGCCGGCTGCCGGCTTACCGGCTTCCGGGCCGGGCGTGGGAGCGTTCTGGGCCACGGTGGCGGGTGGCGAATACAGATACTGCTTGGGGTCCTTCATCATGACCGGCATGGCGGCAAACGGCTTGGAGTAGTCATTGGCGGCGTTCCAGAACAGGAACCCGTTGCCTCCGTGCTGTTTTGACGTCCCCACCTGGGCCAGGATGTACTGCGGCGAATAGGTCTTGGTGCGCCAGTGGAAGGCCTGCAACCAGGGCCGAATCACCACGCCGGAGCCGGCGGTAACTTTGCCGAAGCGGTCCATGGAGATGGCGATGAAATGTTCCGGCGCATCGCCCGGATGGGCGTAGCCATCCATGCCAAAGAAGTGCGACGGGTAGATCATGGGCGACACCACGTCACAATGCTTGGCCATCTTCACAATGTCCTGGCCAGTGTGGCGCAGGTCAACACTACGTTGCCAGGCCATCACGCCGAACACGTCCAATGAGAGCAGCACGCCCGCGGGATGCAACTCAGAATAAGCGCGCTCCAGGAAGGCGGCGATGACGTCATCACGCTGCAGCTTCGATTTTGGGTCTTTCTGGAAAGCGAACTCGGCGTCTGCCTGGTTGCCTTCAGCGGGGAAGCGGACGTAATCAAACTGAATTTCATCCACGCCGGAGGTGGCGACGTATTTCGCCAGAGCAATGTTGTAGTCTTGCACCTGCTTGTTGGAAGGGTCGGCCCAGACCAGCTTGCCGTTTTCTCTCCACGGTTGATGCAGACTGCGCGACTGCACCGCCTGTGCGCCATGGTTCTTGGCGATGTTGTCATCCCGGAACAGCGCCTGGCGGGCGAT
This region of Terriglobia bacterium genomic DNA includes:
- a CDS encoding branched-chain amino acid transaminase is translated as MAIQATEKIWHNGKFILWKDAQVHVMSHVVNYGSSVFEGIRCYAPKNQPAIFRLRDHMQRLLDSAKIYRIELPQSLEQLCDAACELVAVNGVWPCYLRPIVMRGYGEAGVNPFNSPTETYMVNYPWGKYLGKGDVTEGVEACISSWSRIAPNTMPAMAKAGANYMNSQLIKMEAIVNGYVEGIALDVNGYVSEASGANLFMVRKGKLITPPLGNSVLPGITRESILTLAEDIGLPVVEQMVPREMLYIADEVFFCGTASEITPIKSIDKINVNNGKTGPVTLALQREFFGIVNGTAADRHNWFTKVPVKNHAKQAVGA
- a CDS encoding putative glycoside hydrolase, whose protein sequence is MVPKKLRVVSTAAVSAVVTLVIIFFFTRHAELFSQTHVSAAQKPAAQNPAVQSNGAQPAAPAAQQLPPGTIAHEAKAVTSAQFLARQHLSESQYMTVAEYVEAIAKANHGKTTFKKGETALIPGIEPQPIVEKSRPFPKDGEVRAIYLTGGTAGSAKGIQLVRRWHEAGGNAVVFDIKDSDGTINVPFDHPLARKIKNHPITNLPKYVRYLHSLDMHVIARQALFRDDNIAKNHGAQAVQSRSLHQPWRENGKLVWADPSNKQVQDYNIALAKYVATSGVDEIQFDYVRFPAEGNQADAEFAFQKDPKSKLQRDDVIAAFLERAYSELHPAGVLLSLDVFGVMAWQRSVDLRHTGQDIVKMAKHCDVVSPMIYPSHFFGMDGYAHPGDAPEHFIAISMDRFGKVTAGSGVVIRPWLQAFHWRTKTYSPQYILAQVGTSKQHGGNGFLFWNAANDYSKPFAAMPVMMKDPKQYLYSPPATVAQNAPTPGPEAGKPAAGGGQHP